In the genome of Vicia villosa cultivar HV-30 ecotype Madison, WI linkage group LG7, Vvil1.0, whole genome shotgun sequence, one region contains:
- the LOC131616239 gene encoding linoleate 9S-lipoxygenase-like, producing the protein MFSGVTGIINRGQKLKGTVVLMQKNVLDINALTAIKSPTGIVTGAFGAIGGAIGTVVDTATSFVGRSVALKLISATSADGSGKGKVGKQTFLEGLLTSILTLGAGQSAYTIHFEWNSDMGIPGAFYIENFMQHEFFLVSLTLEDVPNHGSIHFVCNSWIYNDKKYKSDRIFFANKTYLPNETPAPLVYYRQEELKTLRGDGTGERKEWDRIYDYDVYNDLGEPDKNAKLARPVLGGSSTLPYPRRGRTGRKPAKKDPKSESRSDFVYLPRDESFGHLKSSDFLAYILKSASQNLIPQLRSVVTLQLKQPEFNTFEDVRSLYEGGIKVPTNFLSDISPIPLFKEIFRSDGAAALKFSKPKVVQVDHSAWMTDAEFAREMIAGVNPHIIKKLAEFPAKSKLDRQQYGDNTSTVTKGHLEPNMGGVTLEEAIRNNRLYILDHHDTVYPYLRKINATDTKAYATRTFLFLQNDGTLKPLAIELSKPRPQDDSYGPLSEVYLPASEGVEGSIWLLAKAYVVVNDSCYHQLVSHWLNTHAVVEPFIIATNRHLSAVHPIHKLLLPHYRDTMNINSLARNVLVNAEGIIESTFLWGGYSLELSAVVYRDWVFTDQGLPNDLLKRGVAVEDPASPHGIRLLIEDYPYASDGLEIWAAIKSWVEEYVSFYYKSDAAIAQDAELQAFWKELVEVGHGDLKNATWWFKMQTRKELIEACTILIWIASALHAAVNFGQYPYGGYILNRPTKSRRFMPEKGSPEYDELAKDYQKAYLRTITPKNDTLTDLTIIEVLSRHASDEQYLGQRIEGDLWTSDSAPVEAFKKFGKKLAEIEEKLVQRNNDESLRNRYGPVKMPYTLLYPSSEEGLTFRGIPNSVSI; encoded by the exons ATGTTTTCAGGTGTAACAGGTATCATCAACAGGGGCCAAAAGCTGAAGGGAACAGTGGTTTTGATGCAAAAGAATGTGTTGGATATTAATGCTCTCACTGCAATTAAGAGTCCTACTGGTATAGTGACTGGTGCATTTGGTGCCATTGGGGGTGCCATTGGGACTGTTGTTGATACTGCTACTTCATTTGTTGGACGTTCTGTGGCTCTTAAGTTGATTAGTGCCACAAGTGCTGATG GAAGTGGaaaaggaaaagttggaaagcAAACATTTTTGGAGGGTCTTCTTACCTCCATACTAACATTGGGAGCAGGGCAATCTGCCTATACTATTCATTTTGAATGGAACAGTGATATGGGAATTCCAGGAGCATTTTATATTGAGAATTTCATGCAACATGAATTCTTCCTTGTGAGTTTGACTCTTGAAGATGTTCCCAACCATGGAAGCATCCACTTTGTTTGCAACTCATGGATTTACAATGATAAGAAATATAAAAGTGACCGCATCTTTTTCGCTAACAAG ACGTATCTTCCAAATGAAACACCAGCTCCATTAGTCTACTATAGACAAGAAGAGTTGAAGACTTTAAGAGGAGATGGAACTGGAGAGCGCAAGGAATGGGATAGGATCTATGATTATGATGTCTACAATGATTTGGGCGAGCCTGACAAAAACGCTAAATTGGCTCGTCCAGTTCTCGGGGGATCCAGCACCTTGCCTTACCCTCGTAGAGGCAGAACAGGCAGAAAACCAGCTAAGAAAG ATCCTAAAAGTGAGAGTCGGAGCGACTTTGTTTACCTTCCAAGAGATGAATCATTTGGTCACTTGAAGTCGTCAGACTTTCTTGCTTACATACTCAAATCAGCATCTCAAAATCTCATACCTCAATTAAGATCTGTGGTTACATTACAACTCAAGCAACCCGAGTTTAACACCTTTGAAGATGTGCGCTCGCTTTACGAAGGTGGAATTAAGGTACCTACCAATTTTCTTAGCGACATAAGCCCAATACCATTGTTCAAGGAAATTTTTCGATCTGATGGTGCAGCGGCTCTTAAGTTTTCAAAACCTAAAGTGGTTCAAG TTGATCATTCTGCATGGATGACTGATGCGGAATTTGCAAGGGAGATGATTGCTGGTGTCAATCCACACATCATCAAAAAACTTGCG GAGTTCCCAGCAAAGAGCAAGCTAGATAGACAACAATATGGTGATAACACCAGCACTGTAACCAAAGGGCATTTGGAGCCAAACATGGGTGGGGTCACTCTAGAAGAG GCTATCCGAAACAATAGGCTGTACATCCTTGATCACCATGACACGGTATATCCATATTTGAGGAAAATAAACGCAACCGACACAAAGGCCTATGCTACTAGGACCTTCCTTTTCTTGCAAAATGATGGAACTTTAAAGCCACTGGCTATTGAGCTAAGTAAGCCGCGTCCTCAAGATGATAGTTATGGCCCTCTTAGTGAAGTTTACTTGCCTGCAAGTGAAGGTGTTGAAGGTTCTATTTGGCTACTTGCAAAAGCTTATGTTGTTGTAAATGACTCTTGCTATCATCAACTTGTTAGCCATTG GTTGAACACTCACGCTGTTGTTGAGCCGTTCATCATAGCAACAAACAGACACCTTAGTGCGGTTCACCCTATTCACAAACTTTTGCTTCCACATTACCGTGACACGATGAACATAAATTCACTTGCGAGAAATGTCCTGGTCAATGCTGAGGGTATTATAGAATCAACATTCTTGTGGGGAGGATATTCTTTGGAATTGTCTGCTGTTGTATATAGGGATTGGGTTTTCACTGATCAAGGACTACCTAATGACCTACTCAAAAG GGGAGTGGCTGTTGAGGACCCTGCTTCACCACACGGCATCCGCCTTTTGATAGAGGACTATCCTTATGCTTCTGACGGACTAGAGATATGGGCTGCTATCAAGTCGTGGGTTGAAGAATATGTGAGTTTCTACTACAAATCAGATGCTGCTATTGCACAAGATGCCGAACTCCAAGCATTCTGGAAAGAACTTGTAGAGGTGGGTCATGGTGACTTGAAGAATGCTACATGGTGGTTCAAAATGCAAACTCGTAAGGAGTTGATTGAAGCCTGCACCATCCTCATATGGATAGCTTCAGCACTTCACGCAGCTGTTAATTTTGGACAGTATCCTTATGGAGGATACATCCTTAACCGACCAACTAAGAGCAGGAGATTCATGCCTGAGAAAGGTTCCCCTGAGTACGACGAGCTTGCTAAGGACTACCAGAAGGCGTATTTAAGGACAATCACACCAAAGAACGATACCCTTACAGATTTAACCATTATAGAGGTACTATCAAGGCATGCTTCTGATGAACAATACCTCGGACAGAGAATCGAAGGTGATCTCTGGACTTCTGATTCAGCGCCAGTAGAGGCCTTCAAGAAATTTGGAAAGAAGTTGGCTGAAATCGAGGAAAAGCTCGTTCAAAGGAACAATGACGAGTCATTGAGAAACCGGTATGGACCTGTGAAGATGCCATACACTTTGCTTTATCCTTCTAGTGAAGAAGGATTGACTTTCAGAGGCATTCCCAATAGTGTCTCCATCTAA